A genomic region of Lycorma delicatula isolate Av1 chromosome 4, ASM4794821v1, whole genome shotgun sequence contains the following coding sequences:
- the LOC142323724 gene encoding cytochrome c oxidase subunit 6A1, mitochondrial-like translates to MAFLGRMFRRGFQSSRVLKFEEKPFHKHAEEGVKLWRNLTFFVAFPGIALAMANAYISHTAHHEERPEFIPYEYMRIRTKKFPWGDGNHSFFHNKELNALPEGYEE, encoded by the exons ATGGCGTTCCTGGGAAGAATGTTTCGTCGTGGATTTCAGTCTTCTAGAGTCTTAAAATTCGAAGAAAAACCATTTCATAAACATGCtg AGGAAGGCGTTAAATTATGGAGGAACTTGACATTTTTTGTTGCATTCCCTGGTATTGCCTTAGCAATGGCAAATGCATATATCAGTCATACTGCTCATCATGAAGAGCGACCAGAGTTTATTCCATATGAATACATGAGAATACGAACaaag aagttTCCTTGGGGAGATGGCAACCACAGCTTTTTCCATAACAAAGAGCTTAACGCCTTACCTGAAGGTTATGAAGAGTAA